A window of Solanum stenotomum isolate F172 chromosome 3, ASM1918654v1, whole genome shotgun sequence contains these coding sequences:
- the LOC125858128 gene encoding bidirectional sugar transporter SWEET2a-like isoform X2, whose translation MEISGAGGLFSTYSICSNAAGIAGNLCAFVLFVSPIPTFRRIIRNKSTEQFSGLPYIYALLNCLICLWYGTPIVSPGIILVFTVNSIGAVFQLAYILIFIVYAERTKKLKMLGLLFGVFAAFAAVVSISICLFQPPNRQTFVGYLSVISLISMFASPLFIINLVIRTRSVEYMPFYLSLATFLMSLSFFAYGMFKQDPFIYVPNGIGGVLGIIQLILYWRYSRPNEEPTRPLLESNA comes from the exons ATGGAAATTTCTGGAGCAGGTGGTTTGTTCTCAACTTATTCAATTTGTAGTAATGCTGCTGGAATTGCTG GAAACCTATGTGcatttgttttatttgtatCACCAAT ACCAACATTCAGAAGGATCATCAGAAACAAGTCAACAGAACAATTTTCTGGGCTGCCTTATATATATGCCTTGTTGAATTGCTTAATATGTCTATGGTATGGAACACCAATTGTATCTCCTGGTATTATATTGGTTTTTACGGTTAATTCCATCGGAGCAGTTTTTCAGTTGGCTTATATACTCATATTCATCGTATATGCAGAGAGAACGAAAAAG TTGAAGATGTTGGGGCTGTTGTTTGGTGTTTTTGCTGCATTTGCTGCTGTGGTTTCTATCAGCATCTGTCTATTTCAACCTCCAAATCGACAAACTTTCGTTGGATATTTGTCTGTCATCTCTCTCATCTCCATGTTTGCTTCTCCATTGTTCATTATT AATTTGGTGATCAGAACAAGAAGTGTTGAGTACATGCCATTCTATCTCTCCCTTGCAACTTTTCTAATGAGCCTTTCTTTCTTTGCTTATGGAATGTTTAAGCAAGATCCATTTATCTAT GTTCCAAATGGGATAGGAGGAGTTCTTGGGATCATACAACTAATCTTGTACTGGAGATACAGCAGACCTAATGAGGAGCCAACAAgacctctcttggagtccaatGCATGA
- the LOC125858130 gene encoding eukaryotic translation initiation factor 4E allele A — MAAAEMERTTSFDAADKLKAADAGGGEVDDELEEGEIVEESNDTASYLGKEITVKHPLEHSWTFWFDSPIAKSRQTAWGSSLRNVYTFSTVEDFWGAYNNIHHPSKLVMGADFHCFKHKIEPKWEDPVCANGGTWKMSFSKGKSDTSWLYTLLAMIGHQFDHGDEICGAVVSVRAKGEKIALWTKNAANETAQVSIGKQWKQFLDYSDSVGFIFHDDAKRLDRNAKNRYTV, encoded by the exons ATGGCAGCAGCTGAAATGGAGAGAACGACGTCGTTTGATGCAGCTGACAAGTTGAAGGCCGCCGATGCAGGAGGAGGAGAGGTAGACGATGAACTTGAAGAAGgtgaaattgttgaagaatcAAATGATACGGCGTCGTATTTAGGGAAAGAAATCACAGTGAAGCATCCATTGGAGCATTCATGGACTTTTTGGTTTGATAGCCCTATTGCTAAATCTCGACAAACTGCTTGGGGAAGCTCACTTCGAAATGTCTACACTTTCTCCACTGTTGAAGATTTTTgggg TGCTTACAATAATATCCATCACCCAAGCAAGTTGGTTATGGGAGCAGACTTTCATTGTTTTAAGCATAAAATTGAGCCAAAGTGGGAAGATCCTGTATGTGCCAATGGAGGGACGTGGAAAATGAGTTTTTCGAAGGGTAAATCTGATACCAGCTGGCTATATACG CTGCTGGCAATGATTGGACATCAATTCGATCACGGAGATGAAATTTGTGGAGCAGTCGTTAGTGTCCGGGCTAAGGGAGAAAAAATAGCTTTGTGGACCAAGAATGCTGCAAATGAAACAGCTCAG GTTAGCATTGGTAAGCAATGGAAGCAGTTTCTAGATTACAGCGATTCGGTTGGCTTCATATTTCAT GACGATGCAAAGAGGCTCGACAGAAATGCCAAGAATCGTTACACAGTATAG
- the LOC125858119 gene encoding ABC transporter B family member 9-like, whose product MARGGDEKVPFYKLFAFADRNDIILMLLGILGAIASGVSKPLMSLIFGDLVDSYGTSNQSNIRDKVSGISLKFVYLGIGSGIASVLQVACWVITGERQATRIKCLYLKTILRQDIEFFDTQSATGEVIERMSGDTILLQEAMGEKVGNFIMHMSTFIGGFVVAFIKEWHLTLVLLTTIPAIAISYVCAALVLSKISGSGQAAYADAGKIVEQTVGGIRTVVSFTGENLSIIDYNSKLENAYKPTVNQALASGIGLGTTLMVSLFSYGLAIWYGAKLIIDKNYSGGDIVTVIFSAMLGGSSLGQASPSLSAFSAGQAAAYKIYETIKRMPKIDPYDPSGIQLEDIKGEIELKDVYFKYPARPDMQIFSGFSLYIPSGKTAALVGQSGSGKSTVISLLERFYDPEAGEILIDGVDIKKFQLKWLRQQMGLVSQEPVLFATTIRENIMYGKENASEEEIRNAIKLANAAKFIDMLPKGLDTMVGGHGTQISGGQKQRIAIARAILKDPRILLLDEATSALDVESERIVQDALSNIMINRTTVVVAHRLTTIRNADLIAVVNLGKLVEQGTHDELIKDPDGAYSQLVQMQQKNKHVENTKGKEIEESNAQKRLSCSKNPSGRSRRFSISSRKSASKGASSRFSLAYDLGVTAAVDFHESIRRDDGAESSEYIVDSNRNVSTRKLMSLAYLNKPEVPIMLVGTVAASINGAAYPVFGLLISTAIKIFYESHHELRKDSRFWALMFVVIGVVIMIVAPLQNYAFGIAGAKLIQRIRSMTFAKLVYQEISWFDDPANSCGAIGARLSSDASTIRNLVGDALATIVQNISTVATGMVIALIANWILALIMLAIMPLIALQGIIQIKLLQESNAEAKVANEEASQVANDAIGSIRTVASFCAEEKVMEMYQRKSEAPLKRGAKNGLVGGVGLGFSSFVLFSLYALTFYLGAILVKHDKAKFSEVFKVFFALSMASIGLSALGNLPSDLSKSKGAAASIFEILDSKPRIDSSSGEGLMLDVIEGNIELQHISFKYPTRPDMQIFRDLSLSIPSGKTVALVGESGSGKSTVISLIERFYDPDQGCIYLDGVELRKLNLRWLRQQMGLVGQEPILFNETISSNIAYGRQGEVTEEEIISVAKASNAHNFISSLPNGYKTTVGERGVQLSGGQKQRIAIARAILKDPKILLLDEATSALDTESERIVQEALDRVMVNRTTVVVAHRLTTIKNADVIAVVRNSVVAEKGTHDVLMNKTQGVYASLVALQTGAT is encoded by the exons atggcaaGAGGAGGAGATGAGAAAGTTCCATTTTATAAGCTTTTTGCATTTGCAGATagaaatgatataattttaatgttGTTGGGAATATTAGGTGCTATTGCTTCTGGGGTTTCAAAGCCATTGATGTCACTTATTTTTGGTGATCTTGTTGATTCTTATGGAACTTCTAATCAATCCAACATTCGTGATAAAGTTTCTGGG ATATCCCTCAAATTCGTCTACTTGGGCATTGGTTCAGGCATAGCTTCAGTATTGC AGGTAGCATGTTGGGTAATTACTGGAGAAAGGCAAGCGACTCGAATAAAATGCTTATACTTGAAAACAATCTTAAGACAAGATATCGAATTTTTCGATACTCAATCAGCAACAGGGGAGGTTATAGAAAGAATGTCGGGCGATACTATTCTACTTCAAGAAGCCATGGGTGAGAAG GTTGGGAATTTTATCATGCACATGTCAACTTTCATTGGAGGATTTGTAGTTGCATTTATCAAAGAGTGGCACCTCACGCTGGTTTTACTCACAACCATTCCTGCAATCGCCATTAGCTATGTTTGTGCAGCGTTGGTCTTGTCCAAAATTTCAGGGAGCGGACAAGCTGCTTATGCAGATGCAGGAAAGATAGTTGAACAAACAGTGGGAGGAATTCGAACG GTTGTTTCTTTCACAGGAGAGAATTTGTCAATTATAGATTATAACAGTAAGCTGGAAAATGCTTATAAACCTACTGTCAACCAAGCGCTGGCTTCAGGAATCGGACTTGGCACGACACTAATGGTTAGCTTATTTAGTTATGGACTTGCCATATGGTATGGAGCCAAATTGATCATAGATAAAAATTACAGCGGTGGTGACATTGTAACTGTAATTTTCTCGGCTATGCTAGGTGGAAg CTCACTAGGTCAAGCATCTCCGAGTTTGAGTGCATTTTCAGCGGGGCAGGCTGCAGCATACAAGATATACGAGACTATTAAACGTATGCCAAAAATCGATCCATATGATCCTAGTGGGATTCAATTGGAAGATATTAAAGGGGAAATTGAGCTTAAAGATGTGTACTTTAAGTATCCAGCAAGACCAGACATGCAAATATTTTCCGGATTCTCGTTATATATTCCGAGTGGTAAAACAGCAGCCTTAGTTGGGCAAAGTGGAAGCGGAAAATCAACTGTTATTAGTCTGCTAGAGAGATTCTATGACCCCGAAGCTGGTGAAATACTTATAGACGGAGTTGATATTAAGAAATTTCAACTCAAGTGGTTGAGACAGCAAATGGGGCTAGTAAGTCAAGAGCCCGTGCTATTTGCAACTACTATTCGGGAAAATATAATGTATGGGAAAGAAAATGCCAGTGAGGAGGAGATCCGGAATGCAATCAAGCTCGCTAACGCAGCTAAATTCATCGACATGCTTCCGAAG GGTCTGGACACAATGGTTGGTGGGCACGGTACTCAGATATCTGGTGGACAAAAGCAAAGAATCGCCATTGCGAGGGCCATTTTGAAAGATCCAAGAATTCTTCTACTTGACGAAGCGACTAGTGCATTGGATGTGGAATCAGAACGCATTGTACAAGATGCTCTAAGTAATATCATGATAAACCGGACGACTGTGGTTGTTGCCCATCGCCTGACAACCATTAGAAATGCTGATCTCATTGCAGTAGTGAATCTTGGGAAATTGGTTGAACAAG GAACCCATGATGAGTTGATCAAAGATCCTGATGGAGCATATTCTCAACTTGTCCAAATGCAGCAAAAGAATAAACATGTCGAAAACACCAAGGGAAAAGAAATTGAGGAGTCAAATGCACAAAAACGTTTGAGTTGTTCAAAAAACCCTTCTGGTAGGAGCCGGAGATTCTCTATTTCTAGTAGGAAATCTGCGAGCAAAGGAGCGAGCAGTAGATTTTCTCTTGCGTATGACTTGGGAGTTACTGCTGCTGTTGATTTCCATGAGAGTATCCGAAGGGATGATGGAGCTGAAAGCAGTGAGTATATTGTTGATAGTAACAGAAATGTGTCCACTCGAAAGTTAATGTCACTTGCATACCTAAATAAGCCTGAGGTACCCATAATGCTTGTGGGAACCGTTGCTGCTTCCATTAATGGTGCGGCTTACCCTGTATTCGGTCTTCTGATATCAACGGCTATCAAAATCTTTTATGAATCACATCATGAGCTTCGAAAGGATTCTCGATTTTGGGCCCTGATGTTTGTGGTTATTGGAGTTGTTATCATGATTGTTGCCCCTTTGCAAAATTATGCATTTGGAATTGCTGGTGCAAAACTGATCCAACGGATACGTTCCATGACGTTTGCTAAGTTGGTATACCAAGAGATCAGTTGGTTCGACGACCCTGCAAACTCATG TGGTGCTATAGGTGCAAGACTATCTAGTGATGCTTCGACTATCCGGAATTTGGTGGGAGATGCATTAGCAACGATAGTCCAAAACATTTCCACTGTTGCAACTGGTATGGTGATAGCTCTTATCGCTAATTGGATTCTCGCACTTATAATGCTGGCGATAATGCCTCTTATAGCTTTGCAAGGAATCATACAAATCAAACTTTTGCAGGAGTCAAATGCTGAAGCCAAG GTAGCGAATGAAGAAGCAAGTCAAGTTGCCAATGATGCTATTGGGAGCATAAGAACTGTCGCATCATTTTGTGCCGAAGAGAAAGTGATGGAAATGTATCAAAGGAAATCGGAAGCTCCTTTGAAACGAGGAGCGAAAAATGGACTTGTTGGTGGAGTTGGTTTAGGCTTCAGTAGTTTCGTGCTGTTCTCCCTTTACGCATTGACATTCTACCTCGGAGCCATTCTCGTAAAGCATGACAAAGCAAAATTTTCTGAAGTTTTTAAG GTCTTTTTTGCTCTATCGATGGCATCGATTGGGCTTAGTGCTCTTGGCAACCTTCCCTCTGATCTGAGTAAGAGTAAAGGAGCTGCTGCATCAATATTCGAGATACTCGACAGCAAACCGAGAATTGATTCAAGTAGCGGCGAAGGACTCATGTTAGATGTTATCGAAGGCAATATTGAACTCCAGCATATTAGCTTTAAGTACCCCACAAGACCAGACATGCAAATCTTCAGAGATTTGAGCTTGAGCATTCCTTCAGGAAAG ACAGTTGCCCTCGTTGGAGAAAGTGGTTCAGGGAAGTCAACAGTGATAAGCCTTATCGAACGATTTTATGATCCTGATCAAGGTTGCATATATCTCGATGGAGTCGAACTCAGGAAGTTGAATCTAAGATGGTTGAGACAACAAATGGGATTGGTAGGTCAAGAACCAATACTATTCAATGAAACAATTAGTTCAAATATTGCTTATGGTAGACAAGGAGAAGTAACAGAGGAGGAGATTATTTCAGTAGCAAAGGCATCAAATGCACATAACTTCATATCTTCATTGCCTAATGGTTACAAAACAACAGTTGGTGAAAGAGGGGTTCAACTATCTGGTGGACAAAAGCAAAGGATCGCGATCGCGAGGGCCATACTGAAGGATCCAAAGATACTTTTGCTCGATGAGGCAACTAGCGCGCTTGATACAGAGTCTGAACGTATCGTTCAAGAAGCATTGGATCGCGTCATGGTGAACAGGACAACCGTGGTAGTCGCGCATCGACTGACCACGATTAAAAATGCAGATGTTATTGCAGTAGTTAGGAATAGTGTTGTTGCTGAGAAAGGAACACATGATGTGCTCATGAATAAAACTCAAGGGGTATATGCTTCTTTGGTTGCACTTCAAACAGGAGCAACTTAA
- the LOC125858128 gene encoding bidirectional sugar transporter SWEET2-like isoform X1, protein MEISGAGGLFSTYSICSNAAGIAGNLCAFVLFVSPIPTFRRIIRNKSTEQFSGLPYIYALLNCLICLWYGTPIVSPGIILVFTVNSIGAVFQLAYILIFIVYAERTKKLKMLGLLFGVFAAFAAVVSISICLFQPPNRQTFVGYLSVISLISMFASPLFIINLVIRTRSVEYMPFYLSLATFLMSLSFFAYGMFKQDPFIYVSNWISFVVSLFNRSTRKIRKGESWSNSKVVFVGSYMSRVAYI, encoded by the exons ATGGAAATTTCTGGAGCAGGTGGTTTGTTCTCAACTTATTCAATTTGTAGTAATGCTGCTGGAATTGCTG GAAACCTATGTGcatttgttttatttgtatCACCAAT ACCAACATTCAGAAGGATCATCAGAAACAAGTCAACAGAACAATTTTCTGGGCTGCCTTATATATATGCCTTGTTGAATTGCTTAATATGTCTATGGTATGGAACACCAATTGTATCTCCTGGTATTATATTGGTTTTTACGGTTAATTCCATCGGAGCAGTTTTTCAGTTGGCTTATATACTCATATTCATCGTATATGCAGAGAGAACGAAAAAG TTGAAGATGTTGGGGCTGTTGTTTGGTGTTTTTGCTGCATTTGCTGCTGTGGTTTCTATCAGCATCTGTCTATTTCAACCTCCAAATCGACAAACTTTCGTTGGATATTTGTCTGTCATCTCTCTCATCTCCATGTTTGCTTCTCCATTGTTCATTATT AATTTGGTGATCAGAACAAGAAGTGTTGAGTACATGCCATTCTATCTCTCCCTTGCAACTTTTCTAATGAGCCTTTCTTTCTTTGCTTATGGAATGTTTAAGCAAGATCCATTTATCTATGTAAGTAACTGGATTTCCTTTGTTGTTTCCCTTTTTAATAGAAGTACCCGAAAGATACGGAAGGGAGAGTCTTGGAGTAACAGTAAAGTTGTTTTCGTGGGATCTTATATGTCACGGGTTGCTTACATCTAG
- the LOC125858122 gene encoding uncharacterized protein LOC125858122: MPSGSKKRKSSKKKKKFGANNNNDNNNNNVPQVSSFAIAVNSQSHGKEDLKHGGKKETDGRDVSYSASQDHQFNDKEGTREKQLEIPHSESSIDNNKSNALEKGSNEVNKVAMVEGSGIVQVERELKLEGESMRNNIDIESVEPVRFPHEGGLRRRSSSSSKPAMSDDIVQVATSASDIDNVAFGSSEKENEKRELGVIDEKTRTSDVVVDTGLEKRDYEAVATSNAKPSKAVKDDDKLEILYDVPAVDAGVRANNMESSPHEHQPLVALDPRPVQTTSWKSCCGLFEVLAGSNK, encoded by the exons atgCCATCAGGTTCCAAAAAGAGAAAATcttccaagaaaaaaaagaaattcggagcaaataataataatgacaataataataataatgttccACAAGTATCAAGCTTTGCTATTGCTGTTAATTCTCAGTCTCATG GTAAGGAGGATTTGAAACATGGTGGTAAAAAAGAGACTGATGGCAGGGATGTTAGTTACTCAGCTTCTCAAGATCACCAGTTCAATGATAAAGAGGGAACTAGGGAGAAGCAATTGGAAATTCCACATAGTGAGTCGTCGATTGATAATAACAAATCAAATGCATTGGAAAAAGGAAGTAATGAAGTGAATAAAGTAGCAATGGTAGAGGGATCAGGTATCGTTCAGGTCGaaagagaattgaagcttgagggTGAATCTATGAGAAATAACATTGATATTGAGAGTGTTGAACCCGTGAGATTCCCTCATGAAGGAGGCTTACGAAGGAGGTCAAGTAGCAGCAGCAAACCTGCTATGTCAGACGACATAGTTCAGGTGGCCACAAGCGCTTCAGATATTGATAATGTGGCCTTTGGATCATCGGAGAAGGAAAATGAGAAGAGAGAATTGGGTGTTATCGATGAGAAAACCAGAACGTCAGACGTTGTTGTGGATACAGGATTAGAGAAAAGGGACTATGAAGCTGTAGCAACTTCAAATGCAAAGCCCTCCAAGGCTGTAAAAGATGACGATAAACTAGAAATTCTGTACGATGTGCCTGCAGTTGATGCTGGTGTTCGTGCAAACAACATGGAAAGTTCTCCCCATGAGCATCAG CCACTAGTAGCTTTGGATCCACGACCAGTGCAAACAACTTCCTGGAAGAGTTGCTGTGGCTTGTTTGAGGTGCTTGCAGGATCGAATAAATAA
- the LOC125859195 gene encoding two-pore potassium channel 3-like, which translates to MEKEPLLPSSSLNQHKSNFENPILIEPKRKLHRSKSTPSSSITPFNNLENHLAPIPNPPHFLKNTTILKQVILLLFLYLTIGVSICFFFMDQFKTKKTHPIVDALYFCILTMCTIGYSDITPNSTLTKLFSILFVLVSLGFYHILLTNFVIYILDSRKNTHKRLFDTQKSSKVLLALCIFVVCIGIGVFLMHFVEKIGWFDSFYFSFMGVTSVGYGAKVFESIVGRIFGSIWLVVSIIVVIRVFILFVEVRVDERQRKVDKWVMEQDMTVDQFHDGFVSKSDYMIYKLKELGKITERDILLINKQFERFLI; encoded by the exons ATGGAAAAAGAGCCTCTTCTCCCTTCTTCATCACTAAACCAACACAAATCCAATTTTGAAAATCCAATTTTAATTGAACCAAAGAGAAAACTTCATAGGTCCAAATCTACCCCATCATCATCTATAACCCCATTTAATAATCTTGAAAATCATTTAGCACCAATTCCAAATCCACcccattttttgaaaaatacaacaattcTTAAacaagttatattacttttatttctttatttaacaATCGGTGTATCcatatgttttttctttatgGATCAATTTAAGACCAAAAAGACTCATCCAATTGTTGATGCTCTATATTTTTGCATACTCACAATGTGTACAATTGGTTATAGTGACATAACACCAAATAGTACacttacaaaattattttccatctTATTTGTGCTTGTTAGTTTAGGATTTTACCATATTTTACTaacaaattttgttatttacATTCTTGATTCACGAAAAAATACTCATAAAAGGCTATTCGATACACAAAAAAGTAGTAAAGTGCTACTAGCATTGTGTATTTTTGTGGTATGTATTGGAATTGGAGTTTTTTTAATGCATTTTGTTGAGAAAATTGGATGGtttgattcattttatttttcatttatggGAGTTACTAGTGTTGGTTATGGTGCAAAGGTGTTTGAATCAATTGTTGGAAGAATTTTTGGATCAATTTGGTTAGTTGTTTCTATAATTGTTGTTATTAGAGTTTTTATATTGTTTGTTGAAGTTAGAGTTGATGAAAGGCAAAGGAAAGTGGACAAATGGGTGATGGAACAAGATATGACAGTTGATCAGTTTCATGATGGTTTTGTAAg TAAATCAGATTATATGATATACAAATTGAAGGAATTGGGAAAGATCACAGAAAGAGATATATTGCTGATTAACAAACAATTTGAGAGATTTCTAATATAA